Proteins encoded within one genomic window of Couchioplanes caeruleus:
- a CDS encoding glycosyltransferase, with the protein MTAADSWFIVVIGYAILLAWPVSTLGLVSFAVRYVASHRKSLVAKSLAYGDATPEHFWIIVPALNEEVVVGNTVHAALGLGGPGGTLARVLVVDDGSDDRTPEVLAAIDHPRLVVLRRELPEARQGKGEALNAAYRYIAERTAEAGVSPERVVIGIIDGDGQGSRNILLEVSRMMRDPNIGAVQVQVRIRNRDKLLGAVQDLEFAAIVNACQSLRDTIDTVGLGGNGQFTRLAALLALGDAPWSACLVEDLELGLRMHLDGVGIRYTSRAAVTQQAVVDLRRLTRQRTRWAQGNLQCARYLRRLMASPRIGLTSLLEMLHYLISPWLNALVTVILIGGVSVAATGLAVGHPMPYLPTWRQLAYSGEVWLAVTLFPGFVWALVHRHRLRDESLPRLFTAALAYPVFLLLGLVATYRALFRQASGRQTWAKTERLAEEPIDAPLQIPVPA; encoded by the coding sequence ATGACGGCAGCCGACAGCTGGTTCATCGTGGTCATTGGCTACGCGATCCTGCTCGCCTGGCCGGTCTCGACCCTCGGGCTCGTCAGCTTCGCGGTGCGTTATGTGGCGTCCCACCGCAAGTCGCTCGTCGCGAAGTCCCTCGCGTACGGCGACGCCACCCCGGAGCACTTTTGGATCATCGTGCCGGCGCTGAACGAAGAGGTCGTCGTCGGCAACACCGTCCACGCCGCGCTCGGCCTGGGCGGCCCCGGCGGCACGCTCGCCCGGGTCCTCGTGGTCGACGACGGCTCCGACGACCGCACCCCCGAGGTGCTGGCCGCGATCGACCACCCGCGGCTGGTGGTCCTGCGCCGCGAGCTGCCCGAAGCGCGCCAGGGCAAGGGCGAGGCACTCAATGCGGCGTACCGCTACATCGCCGAGCGCACCGCCGAGGCCGGCGTCAGCCCGGAGCGGGTCGTCATCGGCATCATCGACGGCGACGGCCAGGGCAGCCGCAACATCCTGCTCGAGGTCTCCCGGATGATGCGGGACCCGAACATCGGCGCGGTGCAGGTGCAGGTGCGCATCCGCAACCGCGACAAGCTGCTCGGGGCGGTGCAGGACCTCGAGTTCGCTGCGATCGTCAACGCCTGCCAGAGCCTGCGCGACACCATCGACACGGTCGGCCTCGGCGGCAACGGGCAGTTCACCCGGCTCGCGGCGCTGCTCGCCCTCGGCGACGCGCCCTGGTCCGCCTGCCTGGTCGAGGACCTCGAACTCGGCCTGCGCATGCACCTCGACGGGGTCGGCATCCGCTACACGTCCCGGGCGGCCGTCACCCAGCAGGCGGTCGTCGACCTGCGCCGGCTCACCCGCCAGCGCACCCGCTGGGCGCAGGGCAACCTGCAGTGTGCCCGCTACCTGCGCCGGCTGATGGCCTCCCCGCGGATCGGTCTCACCTCCCTGCTCGAGATGCTGCACTACCTGATCTCGCCCTGGCTCAACGCGCTGGTGACCGTGATCCTGATCGGTGGCGTCTCCGTCGCCGCCACCGGCCTGGCGGTCGGTCACCCGATGCCGTACCTGCCGACCTGGCGGCAACTGGCATACAGCGGCGAGGTGTGGCTCGCGGTCACCTTGTTCCCGGGCTTCGTCTGGGCCCTGGTGCACCGTCACCGGCTGCGCGACGAGAGCCTCCCCCGGCTCTTCACCGCGGCCCTCGCGTACCCGGTCTTCCTGCTCCTCGGCCTGGTCGCGACCTACCGGGCGCTGTTCCGCCAGGCCAGCGGCCGGCAGACCTGGGCCAAGACCGAACGGCTCGCCGAAGAGCCGATCGACGCACCACTGCAAATCCCCGTCCCCGCCTGA